In one Xiphophorus couchianus chromosome 17, X_couchianus-1.0, whole genome shotgun sequence genomic region, the following are encoded:
- the ccdc59 gene encoding thyroid transcription factor 1-associated protein 26 homolog — MAPTNQKRKNDKPQIKDGNFRKERQASGGVNKKKKWIPHNKMFEGSVKEGQGFAFKKKEKVRHEYNKLLRRERKKNPKADVVYKEEYPQHLKHLYLAEAEQLRKQAWENRVNRSKLRMKGQMKDGTENNADVPDTDFAGGSELMDSASGNPEPTTSEQESVPISNRMRKKMQRKTSYQKTKEEFENVQEKRRLKKEAYLKNKQQREEAIQRYKQKKVETFRLLSQKTKKGQPNLNVQMEYLLQKIQGTDK, encoded by the exons ATGGCGCCGACgaaccagaaaagaaaaaacgacAAACCTCAAATTAAAGATGGCAATTTTAGGAAAGAACGACAAGCGTCAGGTGGggtaaacaagaaaaagaagtggATCccacacaacaaaatgtttgaaggcAGCGTTAAAGAAG GTCAAGGGTTTGCTtttaagaaaaaggagaaagtcAGACATGAGTACAACAAACTGCTGAGAAGGGAGCGTAAGAAGAACCCCAAGGCCGATGTGGTGTACAAGGAGGAGTACCCACAACACCTCAAGCATCTGTACCTAGCGGAGGCTGAGCAACTGAGGAAACAGGCTTGGGAAAACAGAGTGAACAGGAGCAAGCTAAGAATGAAAGGGCAGATGAAGGATGGAACTGAAAATAACGCCGATGTTCCTGACACAGACTTTGCTGGAGGATCTGAGCTGATGGACTCTGCTTCTGGGAACCCTGAGCCAACAACATCGGAGCAAGAAAG tgTTCCAATAAGCAACCGCATGCGAAAGAAAATGCAACGGAAGACATCTTACCAAAAGACGAAGGAGGAATTTGAGAACGTTCAAGAAAAACGGAGACTAAAGAAAGAG GCATACctgaaaaacaagcagcagagAGAAGAAGCCATTCAGAGGTACAAGCAGAAAAAAGTTGAGACTTTCCGCCTCCTGAGTCAGAAGACTAAGAAAGGACAGCCGAACTTGAACGTTCAAATGGAATATTTACTTCAGAAGATCCAAGGAACTGATAAATGA
- the mettl25 gene encoding putative methyltransferase-like protein 25 isoform X1, translating into MKSSCCSLTEIQRRIDEVKRFLSGTLAIANAHTVEFYTHDVWKRFIAVTPQEVLAAVSSGSDQQGAPEHKEKAEHSRTTFGFCIHSNRLVDIHELLEEAKAQSLPGLGVCVSRDELLQSLRGSELECAETDKLEPDEFMNSKKSHEVQCMSKVVACLTQHCGVKQVIDVGSGKGYLSSFLSLQYGLQVFGIDSSSTNTHGAQERNRKLKKFSRVYQKRSKAAQTQAEPQSSLQTEMVERKPGLNQDGDALAGSGSQQDAGVSVDAPAAETQLELSPEAGELFLSALSADVIQPPSPRVSPSQLSVEERERRKRENLEKKARSRGEGADGVFSPLTSYVTSETELRDLITELEEAVMVGLHTCGDLAASTLRMFVAKPELSAVCGVGCCYHLLSEEFNPDGQEKPLQTACGFPLSQYLRSQSCFCGRNARMSACLALERVSLGQGIQMESLFYRAVLHVILRDHYSSYKSEKRVGNVYSKAKSFVDYVRRALHRLELDDSKLCDSDIQSYHDTYKARMDEMHAFNMLKVALAPCIEGLILLDRLCYLKEQEGVSFSALVQLFDPLLSPRCYAVVGLKSHSTKLKS; encoded by the exons atgaaatcttcCTGTTGCAGCCTTACAGAAATTCAGCGGCGGATAGATGAAGTAAAGCGCTTCCTGTCGGGGACTCTAGCCATCGCTAATGCTCACACAGTCGAGTTTTACACGCACGACGTGTGGAAGCGGTTCATTGCCGTGACGCCACAAGAGGTCCTGGCTGCAGTCAGTTCCGGTAGCGACCAGCAGGGAGCGCCAGAACACAAAGAAAAGG cagAGCATTCCAGGACCACATTTGGGTTTTGCATTCATTCAAACCGGCTGGTTGACATCCATGAGCTGCTAGAGGAGGCCAAGGCCCAATCCCTTCCTGGCCTTggagtgtgtgtgagcagggATGAGCTGCTGCAGAGCCTGAGAGGCAGCGAGTTGGAGTGTGCAGAAACCG ATAAACTGGAGCCAGATGAGTTTATGAACTCAAAGAAATCCCATGAAGTCCAGTGCATGTCTAAGGTGGTGGCTTGTTTGACCCAGCATTGTGGAGTCAAACAG GTGATAGACGTGGGGTCAGGGAAGGGCTACCTGAGCTCCTTCCTGTCGCTGCAGTACGGCCTCCAGGTGTTCGGCATTGACTCCTCCAGCACTAACACGCATGGTGCTCAGGAGAGGAACAGGAAGCTCAAGAAGTTCTCACGAGTGTACCAGAAACGCTCAAAAGCAGCACAGACCCAAGCGGAGCCCCAATCCTCGCTTCAAACGGAGATGGTGGAAAGGAAACCTGGGCTGAATCAGGACGGGGACGCTTTAGCGGGAAGTGGCTCTCAGCAGGATGCAGGGGTGTCAGTAGACGCTCCAGCTGCAGAAACTCAGTTGGAGCTTAGTCCAGAAGCAGGGGAGCTCTTTCTGAGCGCTCTGTCGGCAGATGTGATTCAGCCTCCATCCCCCAGAGTTTCTCCAAGTCAGCTCAGTgtggaggagagggagaggaggaagagagagaaccTGGAGAAGAAAGCTCGAAGCAGAGGAGAGGGCGCCGACGGCGTGTTTTCACCGCTCACGTCTTATGTCACGTCAGAAACTGAGCTGCGGGATCTCATCACTGAGCTGGag GAAGCTGTCATGGTCGGCCTGCACACGTGTGGCGACTTGGCTGCGAGCACGCTGAGGATGTTTGTGGCGAAGCCGGAGCTGTCTGCCGTCTGCGGCGTGGGCTGCTGCTATCACCTGCTGTCTGAGGAGTTTAACCCGGACGGACAGg AGAAACCGTTGCAGACTGCGTGTGGTTTCCCCCTGAGTCAGTACCTCCGCAGTCAGTCCTGTTTCTGCGGCAGGAATGCCAGGATGTCAGCATGTTTG GCACTGGAGCGAGTCTCACTTGGCCAGGGT ATTCAGATGGAGTCTTTGTTCTACCGAGCAGTGCTTCATGTTATTCTGAGGGACCACTACAGCTCCTATAAAAG CGAGAAGCGGGTCGGAAATGTTTATTCCAAAGCAAAATCATTTGTGGACTACGTTCGGCGAGCTCTGCACCGATTGGAGCTGGATGACTCAAAG ctttgtgacAGTGACATTCAGAGCTACCACGACACGTACAAAGCACGGATGGACGAGATGCACGCCTTTAACATG ctgaaggtGGCCCTTGCTCCATGCATCGAGGGTCTGATTCTGCTGGATCGTCTCTGCTACCTGAAAGAACAG
- the mettl25 gene encoding putative methyltransferase-like protein 25 isoform X2, producing MKSSCCSLTEIQRRIDEVKRFLSGTLAIANAHTVEFYTHDVWKRFIAVTPQEVLAAVSSGSDQQGAPEHKEKEHSRTTFGFCIHSNRLVDIHELLEEAKAQSLPGLGVCVSRDELLQSLRGSELECAETDKLEPDEFMNSKKSHEVQCMSKVVACLTQHCGVKQVIDVGSGKGYLSSFLSLQYGLQVFGIDSSSTNTHGAQERNRKLKKFSRVYQKRSKAAQTQAEPQSSLQTEMVERKPGLNQDGDALAGSGSQQDAGVSVDAPAAETQLELSPEAGELFLSALSADVIQPPSPRVSPSQLSVEERERRKRENLEKKARSRGEGADGVFSPLTSYVTSETELRDLITELEEAVMVGLHTCGDLAASTLRMFVAKPELSAVCGVGCCYHLLSEEFNPDGQEKPLQTACGFPLSQYLRSQSCFCGRNARMSACLALERVSLGQGIQMESLFYRAVLHVILRDHYSSYKSEKRVGNVYSKAKSFVDYVRRALHRLELDDSKLCDSDIQSYHDTYKARMDEMHAFNMLKVALAPCIEGLILLDRLCYLKEQEGVSFSALVQLFDPLLSPRCYAVVGLKSHSTKLKS from the exons atgaaatcttcCTGTTGCAGCCTTACAGAAATTCAGCGGCGGATAGATGAAGTAAAGCGCTTCCTGTCGGGGACTCTAGCCATCGCTAATGCTCACACAGTCGAGTTTTACACGCACGACGTGTGGAAGCGGTTCATTGCCGTGACGCCACAAGAGGTCCTGGCTGCAGTCAGTTCCGGTAGCGACCAGCAGGGAGCGCCAGAACACAAAGAAAAGG AGCATTCCAGGACCACATTTGGGTTTTGCATTCATTCAAACCGGCTGGTTGACATCCATGAGCTGCTAGAGGAGGCCAAGGCCCAATCCCTTCCTGGCCTTggagtgtgtgtgagcagggATGAGCTGCTGCAGAGCCTGAGAGGCAGCGAGTTGGAGTGTGCAGAAACCG ATAAACTGGAGCCAGATGAGTTTATGAACTCAAAGAAATCCCATGAAGTCCAGTGCATGTCTAAGGTGGTGGCTTGTTTGACCCAGCATTGTGGAGTCAAACAG GTGATAGACGTGGGGTCAGGGAAGGGCTACCTGAGCTCCTTCCTGTCGCTGCAGTACGGCCTCCAGGTGTTCGGCATTGACTCCTCCAGCACTAACACGCATGGTGCTCAGGAGAGGAACAGGAAGCTCAAGAAGTTCTCACGAGTGTACCAGAAACGCTCAAAAGCAGCACAGACCCAAGCGGAGCCCCAATCCTCGCTTCAAACGGAGATGGTGGAAAGGAAACCTGGGCTGAATCAGGACGGGGACGCTTTAGCGGGAAGTGGCTCTCAGCAGGATGCAGGGGTGTCAGTAGACGCTCCAGCTGCAGAAACTCAGTTGGAGCTTAGTCCAGAAGCAGGGGAGCTCTTTCTGAGCGCTCTGTCGGCAGATGTGATTCAGCCTCCATCCCCCAGAGTTTCTCCAAGTCAGCTCAGTgtggaggagagggagaggaggaagagagagaaccTGGAGAAGAAAGCTCGAAGCAGAGGAGAGGGCGCCGACGGCGTGTTTTCACCGCTCACGTCTTATGTCACGTCAGAAACTGAGCTGCGGGATCTCATCACTGAGCTGGag GAAGCTGTCATGGTCGGCCTGCACACGTGTGGCGACTTGGCTGCGAGCACGCTGAGGATGTTTGTGGCGAAGCCGGAGCTGTCTGCCGTCTGCGGCGTGGGCTGCTGCTATCACCTGCTGTCTGAGGAGTTTAACCCGGACGGACAGg AGAAACCGTTGCAGACTGCGTGTGGTTTCCCCCTGAGTCAGTACCTCCGCAGTCAGTCCTGTTTCTGCGGCAGGAATGCCAGGATGTCAGCATGTTTG GCACTGGAGCGAGTCTCACTTGGCCAGGGT ATTCAGATGGAGTCTTTGTTCTACCGAGCAGTGCTTCATGTTATTCTGAGGGACCACTACAGCTCCTATAAAAG CGAGAAGCGGGTCGGAAATGTTTATTCCAAAGCAAAATCATTTGTGGACTACGTTCGGCGAGCTCTGCACCGATTGGAGCTGGATGACTCAAAG ctttgtgacAGTGACATTCAGAGCTACCACGACACGTACAAAGCACGGATGGACGAGATGCACGCCTTTAACATG ctgaaggtGGCCCTTGCTCCATGCATCGAGGGTCTGATTCTGCTGGATCGTCTCTGCTACCTGAAAGAACAG